The window GCTTTTAACGTAGCAAATGAAAAAGTACGGTTTGCACGTTTCCGCCCATTCCCATTTTGGGAGCGAGTACATGAATCGTTCGTTGCAAATGAATAATATAGATGCACGGTATACATTGAGTTTTACAGCAGAGAAGGATGGCCAGCTTTTACGTGAAGCATTAAGCGAATGGCGTATTTCTAAACGAGCATTGACAGCGATTAAGTTTGAAGGGGGCTTACTGACAGTGAATAGTGTCGAACGTAATGTGCGACACCCTCTTCAAATCGGAGATCGAGTAGAAGTGAAATTCCCACTTGAAGAAAAAAGTGAAGGTCTTGTTGTTGAGTATGGTGAGCTTACAATTGTTTATGAAGATGAAGCGATTTTAGTGCTCGATAAGCCAGCACATCAAAGTACGATTCCTTCACGTGAGCATCCAACAAAAAGCATCGCAAATAATGTTTGTGGTTACTTTGCGCAACAAGGACTAGCATCGACAGTTCATATTGTGACGAGGCTTGATCGTGATACGTCAGGCCTGCTATGCGTTGCCAAGCACGCACATATTCATCATTTAACAGGACTTGCACAACGCGGTGGAGAAGTGTCGCGCGAATACGAAGCCATTGTCCATGGACATGTAATAGAGGATTGTCAGTCCATTGTTGCCCCAATTGGTCGTAAAGATACAAGTATTATAGAGCGTGAGGTACGTGAAGATGGTCAGTTTGCGCATACGGACGTTTCCGTGAAACGCCGTTTTTATAGACAAGAGGAGCCAATGACACATATATGCTTAAAGCTTCATACCGGACGAACGCATCAAATTCGTGTACATATGGCTCATCTTGGTCATCCACTTGTGGGGGATGAATTATATGGCGGAACACGAAAACTGATAGATCGTCAGGCATTGCATTGTGTTTCATTGTCTATGAAACACCCATTAACTAGTGAGGTTTTGCATTTTACGAGTCCTTTAAATGAAGACATGCAACAATTAATCACGAATAGCTAGACTAAAATTTATTTTTTAATTTCACCACTTACAGATGTAGAAGATTTCTAGTGGATAAAGTTTAATAATTAGGGAGATGTTCGCAAAAACGGGCATCTCCCTATCATTTTTTCGTAGTAAGAACGGTTCTTAACAGCATAAATACAGAAAATAGCGCGATTGTAGGGTATAGTAGAGTAGAAAGTTTAGGTAAAAGTAAAAAAGAGTTTGCAGAATTAGTACATTACACACTATTATATAAAAGGTAGATTTACGTTCTTGTACGTACAAATGAATTCAATGCTCGGAAGGAGGGGACAAGCATGATAGAGGAAAGAAATGAAAAGGATGATGTGCAATTTGACGAAGCACGTTTACGAGAAATGCTCGTGGGGCATGATATTGACGCATTCCGTGATGAGTTTTTAGAACTTCATCCATATGATCAGGCAACGTTTTATGAAAAGGTGGAACCTGATATAAGGAAG of the Lysinibacillus fusiformis genome contains:
- a CDS encoding RluA family pseudouridine synthase is translated as MNRSLQMNNIDARYTLSFTAEKDGQLLREALSEWRISKRALTAIKFEGGLLTVNSVERNVRHPLQIGDRVEVKFPLEEKSEGLVVEYGELTIVYEDEAILVLDKPAHQSTIPSREHPTKSIANNVCGYFAQQGLASTVHIVTRLDRDTSGLLCVAKHAHIHHLTGLAQRGGEVSREYEAIVHGHVIEDCQSIVAPIGRKDTSIIEREVREDGQFAHTDVSVKRRFYRQEEPMTHICLKLHTGRTHQIRVHMAHLGHPLVGDELYGGTRKLIDRQALHCVSLSMKHPLTSEVLHFTSPLNEDMQQLITNS